TTCATATGGAGGATTAATGTCTCTAGGTGTTGTGCAAAATCTCGCTAAGGCCTCGGCAAAGGGATTTTTTCCAGGCGTTCCTGATGGGCCACTAAATACAATTCCTGCAGACTTTCTAATTAATGAGTTGGGTGAAATTGTGACAAGCTTTCATGGAAAAGACATAGGAGATCATATTCCTTTTGAGGAAGTCTTCAAATTTTTAAAAGCATAATTTTACCACTTTAAGAGCAAAAGAAACCTAATCTGCGTCAGTGATTCATATTTGATTGCTCTCACTTTTACTACTATTCAATATCAGTTAGTAAAATTTGGAAAGTAAAACTATCCTATATAAAGAATAGGAGAGTTATGAATTTTCTTGCCGTAGATATTACTTTTCAAGAAGTACCTAATCAGGTCTCTCTTGTTATTTCATTTACGGGGTGTCCGGTAAGATGTAAGGGATGTCATACCAAGGAAATGTGGAATGCTCGAAATGGAGTTGAATTCACAAATGCTACCTTTTTAAATTTGATGAAAAAGTATAGAGGTCTAATTTCATGTGTCTGTTTCTTTGGTGGCGAGTGGGACGAGGCACGTTTATTGGAATTGTTGATTATCGCAAAAAATCATAATCTCCTAAGATGTTTATACACGGGAGATGAAGCCGTTTCAAAAGAAATTTTAAGTGAGCTAGAGTATCTTAAAACAGGTCCATGGATCCAAGAGCTAGGTGGACTTGAGTCACCACTAACTAATCAAAAATTTATTAATACGAGAACTGGAGAGCTTATGAATGAGCATTTCCAAAAACACACACATTTACATATGAGAGGTAGTCATGTTGAAACTCACGGAAGAACAAATTGAAAATAAAATCGACTTTATTAAAAAATACCAAGAGGCCACCAATGCAGCCTCGGGGTCAAAGTTTGATGCGAATGCCAATGTTTCCTTCAAAAATATCGCAACTTTAGAAGCAGAAATTAATAAGGATATAAACATTCAAGTTAATCGAAGATTAATTAGTAATGAGATTAGGGGTCTCTTTGGTGAAGATCTAGCGAAAGAATAT
This window of the Halobacteriovorax sp. HLS genome carries:
- the nrdG gene encoding anaerobic ribonucleoside-triphosphate reductase activating protein, with amino-acid sequence MNFLAVDITFQEVPNQVSLVISFTGCPVRCKGCHTKEMWNARNGVEFTNATFLNLMKKYRGLISCVCFFGGEWDEARLLELLIIAKNHNLLRCLYTGDEAVSKEILSELEYLKTGPWIQELGGLESPLTNQKFINTRTGELMNEHFQKHTHLHMRGSHVETHGRTN